The following are encoded in a window of Castanea sativa cultivar Marrone di Chiusa Pesio chromosome 9, ASM4071231v1 genomic DNA:
- the LOC142610601 gene encoding calcium-transporting ATPase 4, plasma membrane-type isoform X2 has product MERKLLKDFELDPKNTSDEALQRWRSAVSIVKNPRRRFRHVVDLAKRSAAQKKRRTIREKIRVALYVQKAALQFIEAGGRPEYKLSDEDREAGFCIHPDELASIVRGHNIEGLKTHGGVQGIARKICVSLNEGVSTKDLPTRQKIYGFNSFTEKPSRTFLMFVWESLHDLTLIILMVCAVVSIGVGIPTEGWPKGLYDGLGIILSIVLVVMVTAISDYKQSLEFKDLDSEKKKIFIQVSRDGKRQKVSIYDLVVGDIVHLSIGDQVPADGIYISGYSLLIDESSLSGESEPVNVYEEKPFLLSGTKVQDGSGKMLVTTVGMRTEWGKLMETLNEGGEDETPLQVKLNGVATIIGKIGLTFAVLTFLILLGRYLVEKALNNEFTDWSSSDALTILNYFATAVTIIVVAVPEGLPLAVTLSLAFAMKKLMEERALVRHLSACETMGSAGCICTDKTGTLTTNHMAVVKVWISEKSIDIKGNASDLLKSEISETVLGILLQAIFQNTGSEVVKDDSGKNIILGTPTESALLEFGLLLGGDFDAQRREFKILKVEPFNSVRKKMSVLLALPKGGVRAICKGASEIILRMCDKIVDCNGESVNLSEEQEKDIIDVINGFASGALRTLCLAFKDVDDTSIENSIPDSGYTLIAVVGIKDPVRPGVKDAVLTCLAAGITVRMVTGDNIYTAKAIAGECGILTPNGMAIEGSEFRGMSPEQMRDIIPNIQVMARSSPSDKHTLVSHLRKMFGEVVAVTGDGTNDAPALHEADIGLAMGIAGTEVAKENADVIILDDNFTTIVNVAKWGRAVYINIQKFVQFQLTVNVVALVLNFATACISGSAPLTAVQLLWVNMIMDTLGALALATEPPNDGLMKRPPVGRGVSFITKAMWRNIIGHSIYQLAVLAVLYFDGKRLLNLSGSNATDVLNTLIFNSFVFCQVFNEINSRDIEKINVFRGMLNSRIFLGVMVGTVVFQVIIVEFLGDFASTVPLSWQLWLLSILLGSVSLLVAVILKCIPVERTTSTTNHHDGYDALPSGDNLA; this is encoded by the exons ATGGAGCGAAAACTACTCAAGGACTTCGAACTCGACCCCAAGAACACCTCGGATGAGGCTTTGCAACGGTGGAGATCCGCCGTGTCCATCGTCAAAAACCCCCGCCGCCGGTTCCGCCACGTCGTCGATTTAGCTAAACGTTCTGCGGCCCAGAAAAAACGTCGCACAATCCGG GAAAAGATACGAGTTGCTCTTTACGTTCAAAAAGCAGCATTGCAGTTCATTGAGG CTGGTGGTCGACCTGAATACAAGTTATCAGATGAGGATAGGGAAGCAGGTTTTTGTATTCACCCAGATGAACTTGCATCAATTGTTCGTGGTCATAATATTGAGGGCTTGAAAACCCATGGTGGAGTTCAGGGGATTGCAAGGAAAATCTGTGTCTCACTGAACGAAGGTGTCAGCACAAAGGACTTACCTACTAGGCAAAAGATTTATGGATTCAACAGTTTTACAGAGAAACCTTCCAGAACTTTTTTGATGTTCGTGTGGGAATCATTACACGACTTAACACTAATCATCCTTATGGTCTGTGCCGTTGTTTCTATAGGTGTAGGAATTCCCACCGAAGGGTGGCCTAAAGGCTTATATGATGGTTTGGGTATCATTCTTAGTATAGTCCTTGTGGTCATGGTTACAGCTATCAGTGACTACAAGCAGTCCTTAGAGTTCAAGGATTTAGATAGCgagaagaaaaagatttttattcagGTAAGTAGAGATGGGAAGAGACAAAAAGTTTCTATATATGATTTGGTTGTTGGAGATATTGTCCACTTGTCAATTGGTGATcaagttccagcagatgggATTTATATATCAGGATACAGTTTGTTGATTGATGAATCGAGCTTGTCAGGTGAGAGCGAGCCAGTGAATGTATATGAGGAGAAACCTTTTCTTCTTTCAGGGACTAAAGTGCAAGATGGTTCAGGAAAGATGTTGGTGACAACAGTTGGTATGAGAACTGAATGGGGAAAGTTGATGGAAACTCTGAATGAGGGAGGAGAAGACGAGACCCCACTGCAGGTAAAGCTAAATGGTGTGGCTACAATCATTGGTAAAATTGGCTTGACTTTTGCTGTGCTGACATTTTTGATATTGCTAGGGAGATATCTGGTGGAAAAAGCTCTTAACAATGAGTTCACAGATTGGTCGTCAAGTGATGCACTGACAATTCTGAACTACTTTGCTACTGCAGTAACCATTATTGTCGTTGCTGTCCCGGAAGGATTACCATTAGCAGTGACTTTGAGCCTTGCTTTTGCTATGAAGAAATTAATGGAAGAAAGGGCGCTTGTGAGGCATCTCTCTGCATGTGAGACAATGGGTTCTGCTGGTTGCATATGCACAGATAAGACAGGGACATTGACCACAAACCATATGGCAGTGGTCAAAGTATGGATATCTGAAAAATCTATAGATATAAAAGGTAATGCAAGTGATTTGTTGAAATCAGAAATATCTGAAACAGTTTTAGGCATCCTATTGCAGGCTATATTTCAAAATACTGGGTCTGAAGTGGTTAAGGATGATAGTGGAAAGAATATCATTTTGGGAACGCCAACAGAATCTGCATTGTTAGAATTTGGCTTGCTTTTGGGTGGTGATTTTGATGCTCAACGTAGAGAATTCAAGATTCTTAAGGTTGAGCCTTTTAATTCAGTTAGGAAGAAGATGTCTGTGCTTCTAGCTCTTCCCAAAGGAGGGGTACGTGCGATTTGCAAAGGTGCATCTGAAATTATATTAAGAATGTGCGACAAAATTGTTGATTGCAATGGAGAGTCTGTTAATCTTTCTGAAGAACAGGAAAAGGACATCATAGATGTTATAAATGGCTTTGCATCTGGAGCTCTGAGAACTCTTTGCTTGGCTTTTAAAGATGTTGATGACACTTCCATTGAGAACAGCATCCCTGATAGTGGCTATACATTGATAGCAGTTGTTGGAATCAAGGATCCTGTGCGCCCTGGGGTCAAGGATGCAGTTTTAACTTGTTTAGCTGCTGGAATTACTGTTCGTATGGTCACTGGTGACAATATATATACTGCTAAGGCCATTGCTGGCGAATGTGGTATCCTCACGCCGAATGGAATGGCCATAGAAGGATCAGAATTTCGTGGTATGTCCCCAGAGCAGATGAGGGACATTATACCAAATATTCAG GTAATGGCTCGGTCTTCACCGTCGGACAAGCATACCTTGGTGAGCCATTTGAGGAAGATGTTTGGTGAGGTTGTTGCTGTTACTGGCGATGGGACCAATGATGCTCCTGCTTTGCATGAAGCAGACATTGGACTTGCTATGGGCATAGCAGGAACAGAG GTTGCAAAAGAAAATGCTGATGTCATTATATTGGATGACAACTTTACAACTATTGTAAACGTGGCCAAATGGGGACGTGCAGTATATATAAACATTCAAAAATTTGTGCAATTCCAGCTAACAGTCAATGTTGTTGCTCTAGTGCTCAATTTTGCTACTGCATGCATCTCTG GGTCTGCTCCCTTAACGGCCGTGCAGTTGCTTTGGGTCAACATGATTATGGACACTCTTGGTGCATTGGCACTGGCTACAGAGCCTCCAAATGATGGGCTAATGAAAAGGCCCCCAGTTGGTAGGGGTGTGAGCTTCATCACGAAGGCTATGTGGAGGAATATTATTGGTCATAGTATATATCAACTAGCTGTCCTTGCTGTTCTCTATTTTGATGGAAAGCGGCTACTAAACCTTAGTGGCTCAAATGCAACTGATGTTCTCAACACTTTAATATTCAACTCGTTTGTATTTTGTCAG gtgtttaatgagataaaCAGCCGGGACATAGAGAAAATAAATGTATTCCGTGGCATGCTTAACAGCAGGATATTCCTAGGAGTCATGGTTGGCACAGTGGTTTTCCAAGTAATCATAGTGGAGTTTCTGGGTGATTTTGCAAGCACTGTACCACTGAGCTGGCAACTATGGTTACTCAGCATATTACTTGGATCAGTTAGCTTGCTGGTTGCTGTTATCCTAAAATGCATCCCAGTTGAGAGAACCACAAGTACAACTAATCACCATGATGGTTATGATGCGCTCCCCTCTGGTGACAACCTGGCTTGA
- the LOC142610601 gene encoding calcium-transporting ATPase 4, plasma membrane-type isoform X1, whose amino-acid sequence MERKLLKDFELDPKNTSDEALQRWRSAVSIVKNPRRRFRHVVDLAKRSAAQKKRRTIREKIRVALYVQKAALQFIEAAGGRPEYKLSDEDREAGFCIHPDELASIVRGHNIEGLKTHGGVQGIARKICVSLNEGVSTKDLPTRQKIYGFNSFTEKPSRTFLMFVWESLHDLTLIILMVCAVVSIGVGIPTEGWPKGLYDGLGIILSIVLVVMVTAISDYKQSLEFKDLDSEKKKIFIQVSRDGKRQKVSIYDLVVGDIVHLSIGDQVPADGIYISGYSLLIDESSLSGESEPVNVYEEKPFLLSGTKVQDGSGKMLVTTVGMRTEWGKLMETLNEGGEDETPLQVKLNGVATIIGKIGLTFAVLTFLILLGRYLVEKALNNEFTDWSSSDALTILNYFATAVTIIVVAVPEGLPLAVTLSLAFAMKKLMEERALVRHLSACETMGSAGCICTDKTGTLTTNHMAVVKVWISEKSIDIKGNASDLLKSEISETVLGILLQAIFQNTGSEVVKDDSGKNIILGTPTESALLEFGLLLGGDFDAQRREFKILKVEPFNSVRKKMSVLLALPKGGVRAICKGASEIILRMCDKIVDCNGESVNLSEEQEKDIIDVINGFASGALRTLCLAFKDVDDTSIENSIPDSGYTLIAVVGIKDPVRPGVKDAVLTCLAAGITVRMVTGDNIYTAKAIAGECGILTPNGMAIEGSEFRGMSPEQMRDIIPNIQVMARSSPSDKHTLVSHLRKMFGEVVAVTGDGTNDAPALHEADIGLAMGIAGTEVAKENADVIILDDNFTTIVNVAKWGRAVYINIQKFVQFQLTVNVVALVLNFATACISGSAPLTAVQLLWVNMIMDTLGALALATEPPNDGLMKRPPVGRGVSFITKAMWRNIIGHSIYQLAVLAVLYFDGKRLLNLSGSNATDVLNTLIFNSFVFCQVFNEINSRDIEKINVFRGMLNSRIFLGVMVGTVVFQVIIVEFLGDFASTVPLSWQLWLLSILLGSVSLLVAVILKCIPVERTTSTTNHHDGYDALPSGDNLA is encoded by the exons ATGGAGCGAAAACTACTCAAGGACTTCGAACTCGACCCCAAGAACACCTCGGATGAGGCTTTGCAACGGTGGAGATCCGCCGTGTCCATCGTCAAAAACCCCCGCCGCCGGTTCCGCCACGTCGTCGATTTAGCTAAACGTTCTGCGGCCCAGAAAAAACGTCGCACAATCCGG GAAAAGATACGAGTTGCTCTTTACGTTCAAAAAGCAGCATTGCAGTTCATTGAGG CAGCTGGTGGTCGACCTGAATACAAGTTATCAGATGAGGATAGGGAAGCAGGTTTTTGTATTCACCCAGATGAACTTGCATCAATTGTTCGTGGTCATAATATTGAGGGCTTGAAAACCCATGGTGGAGTTCAGGGGATTGCAAGGAAAATCTGTGTCTCACTGAACGAAGGTGTCAGCACAAAGGACTTACCTACTAGGCAAAAGATTTATGGATTCAACAGTTTTACAGAGAAACCTTCCAGAACTTTTTTGATGTTCGTGTGGGAATCATTACACGACTTAACACTAATCATCCTTATGGTCTGTGCCGTTGTTTCTATAGGTGTAGGAATTCCCACCGAAGGGTGGCCTAAAGGCTTATATGATGGTTTGGGTATCATTCTTAGTATAGTCCTTGTGGTCATGGTTACAGCTATCAGTGACTACAAGCAGTCCTTAGAGTTCAAGGATTTAGATAGCgagaagaaaaagatttttattcagGTAAGTAGAGATGGGAAGAGACAAAAAGTTTCTATATATGATTTGGTTGTTGGAGATATTGTCCACTTGTCAATTGGTGATcaagttccagcagatgggATTTATATATCAGGATACAGTTTGTTGATTGATGAATCGAGCTTGTCAGGTGAGAGCGAGCCAGTGAATGTATATGAGGAGAAACCTTTTCTTCTTTCAGGGACTAAAGTGCAAGATGGTTCAGGAAAGATGTTGGTGACAACAGTTGGTATGAGAACTGAATGGGGAAAGTTGATGGAAACTCTGAATGAGGGAGGAGAAGACGAGACCCCACTGCAGGTAAAGCTAAATGGTGTGGCTACAATCATTGGTAAAATTGGCTTGACTTTTGCTGTGCTGACATTTTTGATATTGCTAGGGAGATATCTGGTGGAAAAAGCTCTTAACAATGAGTTCACAGATTGGTCGTCAAGTGATGCACTGACAATTCTGAACTACTTTGCTACTGCAGTAACCATTATTGTCGTTGCTGTCCCGGAAGGATTACCATTAGCAGTGACTTTGAGCCTTGCTTTTGCTATGAAGAAATTAATGGAAGAAAGGGCGCTTGTGAGGCATCTCTCTGCATGTGAGACAATGGGTTCTGCTGGTTGCATATGCACAGATAAGACAGGGACATTGACCACAAACCATATGGCAGTGGTCAAAGTATGGATATCTGAAAAATCTATAGATATAAAAGGTAATGCAAGTGATTTGTTGAAATCAGAAATATCTGAAACAGTTTTAGGCATCCTATTGCAGGCTATATTTCAAAATACTGGGTCTGAAGTGGTTAAGGATGATAGTGGAAAGAATATCATTTTGGGAACGCCAACAGAATCTGCATTGTTAGAATTTGGCTTGCTTTTGGGTGGTGATTTTGATGCTCAACGTAGAGAATTCAAGATTCTTAAGGTTGAGCCTTTTAATTCAGTTAGGAAGAAGATGTCTGTGCTTCTAGCTCTTCCCAAAGGAGGGGTACGTGCGATTTGCAAAGGTGCATCTGAAATTATATTAAGAATGTGCGACAAAATTGTTGATTGCAATGGAGAGTCTGTTAATCTTTCTGAAGAACAGGAAAAGGACATCATAGATGTTATAAATGGCTTTGCATCTGGAGCTCTGAGAACTCTTTGCTTGGCTTTTAAAGATGTTGATGACACTTCCATTGAGAACAGCATCCCTGATAGTGGCTATACATTGATAGCAGTTGTTGGAATCAAGGATCCTGTGCGCCCTGGGGTCAAGGATGCAGTTTTAACTTGTTTAGCTGCTGGAATTACTGTTCGTATGGTCACTGGTGACAATATATATACTGCTAAGGCCATTGCTGGCGAATGTGGTATCCTCACGCCGAATGGAATGGCCATAGAAGGATCAGAATTTCGTGGTATGTCCCCAGAGCAGATGAGGGACATTATACCAAATATTCAG GTAATGGCTCGGTCTTCACCGTCGGACAAGCATACCTTGGTGAGCCATTTGAGGAAGATGTTTGGTGAGGTTGTTGCTGTTACTGGCGATGGGACCAATGATGCTCCTGCTTTGCATGAAGCAGACATTGGACTTGCTATGGGCATAGCAGGAACAGAG GTTGCAAAAGAAAATGCTGATGTCATTATATTGGATGACAACTTTACAACTATTGTAAACGTGGCCAAATGGGGACGTGCAGTATATATAAACATTCAAAAATTTGTGCAATTCCAGCTAACAGTCAATGTTGTTGCTCTAGTGCTCAATTTTGCTACTGCATGCATCTCTG GGTCTGCTCCCTTAACGGCCGTGCAGTTGCTTTGGGTCAACATGATTATGGACACTCTTGGTGCATTGGCACTGGCTACAGAGCCTCCAAATGATGGGCTAATGAAAAGGCCCCCAGTTGGTAGGGGTGTGAGCTTCATCACGAAGGCTATGTGGAGGAATATTATTGGTCATAGTATATATCAACTAGCTGTCCTTGCTGTTCTCTATTTTGATGGAAAGCGGCTACTAAACCTTAGTGGCTCAAATGCAACTGATGTTCTCAACACTTTAATATTCAACTCGTTTGTATTTTGTCAG gtgtttaatgagataaaCAGCCGGGACATAGAGAAAATAAATGTATTCCGTGGCATGCTTAACAGCAGGATATTCCTAGGAGTCATGGTTGGCACAGTGGTTTTCCAAGTAATCATAGTGGAGTTTCTGGGTGATTTTGCAAGCACTGTACCACTGAGCTGGCAACTATGGTTACTCAGCATATTACTTGGATCAGTTAGCTTGCTGGTTGCTGTTATCCTAAAATGCATCCCAGTTGAGAGAACCACAAGTACAACTAATCACCATGATGGTTATGATGCGCTCCCCTCTGGTGACAACCTGGCTTGA
- the LOC142610603 gene encoding calcium-transporting ATPase 4, plasma membrane-type-like, whose product MELLLKEFEVEHKNSSEEALRRWRYAVSVVKNPGLRFRFVADLVKRSEAEKKSRKVQETIQAALSCQKEALQFIAAGGQPDDTEASFDIHPDELASIVDDQDIESLKIHGGVEGIARKIRVSLNGGVNTKNLLTRQKNYGFNCFAEKPSKKFLMLMWKSLQDFPLIIPVLSAMVSIGLGIPTEGWPKGIYDGLGGIVGMFLVIMVTAICEYKQSLQFMDLDGEKKKIFIQVTRDGKRKNVSIFDLVVGDIVHLSIGDQVPADGIYISGCSLLIDKSSLSGENEPANVNEENPFLFSGSKVQDGLGKMLVTTVGMRTKRGKLMETLNEGGEDKTPLQVKLNSVASIIGKIGWTFSVLTFLVLIVRHLVVKALNYEFTKWSSSDALTIVIYFATAVSILDVAIPEAFPLAVTLSLDFAMRKLKEERALVRHLSACETMGSASCICTDKTGTLTTNDMEVDKVWISEKSIDIKGNASDLKSEISGRVLGILLQAIFQNTGSEVVKDDSGKYTILGTPTESALLEFGLLLGGDFDAQHREFKILKVVPFNSVRRKMSVLAALPDGRVRAFCKGASEIILRMCDKIVDRNGEPVFLPEEQVKRITDVIKGFASGALRTLCLAFKDVAETSIENSIPDSGYTLIAVVGIKDPVRPGVKDAVLTCLASGITVCMVTGDNIYTAEAIARECGILTKDGMAIEGPEFRSMSPEKMKDIIPRIKVMAWSLPSDKHTLVTHLRKTFGEVVAVVTGDGINDAPAFHESDIGLAMDIAGTQVAKDSAGVIILDENFMTIVNVVRWGRAVYINNQKFLQFQLTVIVVALVLHFASACISGSTPLTAVQLLWVNFMDAVGALALATEPPNDELMKRPPVRRGVSFITKAMWRNIVGHSVYQLAVLAILNVDGKRLLNLTGSDASDVLNTLVFNSFVFCQVFNNINCREIEKINIFRGMFDSWIFLGVMVGTVAFQVIMVEFLGDFASTVPLSWQLWLLSLLLGSVSLLVAVILKCIPVERCN is encoded by the exons ATGGAGTTGTTACTGAAGGAATTCGAGGTGGAGCACAAGAACTCGTCGGAGGAGGCTTTGCGAAGATGGAGATACGCCGTCTCCGTCGTTAAAAATCCCGGCCTCCGTTTCCGCTTTGTCGCCGATCTCGTCAAACGCTCTGAGGCCGAGAAAAAAAGCCGCAAAGTCCAG GAAACGATACAAGCTGCTCTTTCCTGTCAAAAAGAAGCATTGCAGTTCATTGCTG CTGGTGGTCAACCTGATGATACAGAAGCAAGTTTTGACATTCACCCAGATGAACTTGCATCAATTGTTGATGACCAAGATATTGAGAGCTTGAAAATCCATGGTGGAGTTGAGGGGATTGCGAGGAAAATCCGTGTCTCATTGAATGGAGGTGTCAACACTAAGAATTTGCTTACTAGGCAAAAGAATTATGGATTCAACTGTTTTGCAGAGAAACCTTCCAAAAAATTTTTGATGCTCATGTGGAAATCATTACAGGACTTTCCACTTATCATCCCTGTGCTCAGTGCCATGGTTTCTATAGGTTTAGGAATTCCCACTGAAGGGTGGCCTAAAGGCATATATGATGGTTTGGGTGGCATTGTTGGTATGTTCCTAGTAATCATGGTTACAGCCATCTGTGAGTACAAGCAGTCCTTGCAGTTCATGGATTTAGATGGggagaagaaaaagatttttatccAGGTAACTAGGGATGGGAAGAGAAAAAATGTTTCTATATTTGATTTGGTTGTTGGAGATATTGTTCACTTGTCAATTGGTGATcaagttccagcagatgggATTTATATATCAGGATGCAGTTTGTTGATTGATAAATCAAGCTTGTCAGGGGAGAACGAGCCAGCAAATGTAAATGAGGAGaacccctttcttttttcaggaAGTAAAGTGCAAGATGGTTTAGGAAAGATGTTGGTGACAACAGTTGGTATGAGAACCAAACGGGGAAAATTGATGGAAACTCTAAATGAGGGAGGAGAAGACAAGACCCCACTGCAGGTAAAGCTAAACAGTGTTGCTTCAATTATCGGTAAAATTGGCTGGACTTTTTCTGTGCTGACATTTTTGGTACTTATAGTAAGACATCTGGTTGTAAAAGCTCTTAACTATGAGTTCACAAAGTGGTCGTCAAGTGATGCACTGACAATTGTGATTTACTTTGCTACTGCAGTAAGCATTTTGGACGTTGCAATCCCTGAAGCATTTCCGTTAGCAGTAACTTTGAGCCTTGATTTTGCAATGAGGAAATTAAAGGAAGAAAGGGCACTTGTGAGGCATCTCTCTGCATGTGAGACAATGGGCTCTGCTAGTTGCATATGCACGGATAAGACAGGGACATTGACCACAAACGATATGGAAGTGGACAAAGTATGGATATCTGAAAAATCTATAGATATAAAAGGTAATGCAAGTGATTTGAAATCAGAAATATCTGGAAGAGTTTTAGGCATCCTATTGCAGGCTATATTTCAAAATACTGGGTCTGAAGTGGTTAAGGATGATAGTGGAAAGTATACCATTTTGGGAACGCCAACAGAATCTGCTTTGTTAGAATTTGGCTTGCTTTTGGGTGGTGATTTTGATGCTCAGCATAGAGAATTCAAGATTCTTAAGGTTGTGCCTTTTAATTCAGTTAGAAGGAAGATGTCTGTGCTTGCAGCTCTTCCTGATGGAAGGGTACGTGCATTTTGCAAAGGTGCATCTGAAATTATATTAAGAATGTGTGACAAAATTGTTGATCGCAATGGAGAGCCTGTTTTTCTTCCTGAAGAACAGGTAAAGAGGATCACCGATGTTATAAAAGGCTTTGCATCTGGAGCTCTGAGAACTCTTTGCTTGGCTTTTAAAGATGTTGCTGAAACTTCCATCGAGAACAGCATCCCTGATAGTGGCTATACATTGATAGCAGTTGTTGGAATCAAGGATCCTGTGCGCCCTGGTGTCAAGGATGCAGTTTTAACTTGTTTAGCTTCTGGAATAACTGTTTGTATGGTCACTGGGGACAATATATATACTGCTGAGGCCATTGCTAGAGAATGTGGTATCCTCACAAAGGATGGAATGGCCATAGAAGGACCAGAATTCCGTAGCATGTCCCCAGAGAAGATGAAGGACATCATCCCAAGAATTAAG GTAATGGCTTGGTCTTTGCCGTCAGACAAGCATACCTTGGTGACCCATTTGAGGAAGACGTTTGGTGAGGTTGTTGCAGTAGTTACTGGTGATGGGATCAATGATGCTCCTGCTTTTCATGAGTCAGACATTGGACTTGCTATGGACATAGCAGGAACACAG GTTGCAAAAGACAGTGCTGGTGTCATTATATTGGATGAAAACTTTATGACTATTGTGAATGTGGTCAGATGGGGACGTGCAGTATATATAAACAATCAAAAATTTTTGCAATTCCAGCTAACTGTCATTGTTGTTGCTCTGGTGCTCCATTTTGCTTCTGCATGCATCTCTG GATCTACCCCCCTAACGGCTGTGCAGTTGCTTTGGGTCAACTTTATGGACGCTGTTGGTGCACTTGCACTGGCTACAGAACCTCCAAATGATGAGCTTATGAAAAGGCCCCCAGTTCGTAGGGGTGTGAGCTTCATCACGAAGGCCATGTGGAGGAATATTGTTGGTCATAGTGTATATCAACTAGCTGTCCTTGCAATTCTCAATGTTGATGGGAAGCGGCTACTAAACCTTACTGGTTCAGATGCAAGTGATGTTCTCAACACACTGGTATTCAACTCGTTTGTATTTTGCCAG GTGTTTAATAATATAAACTGCCGGGAAATAGAGAAGATAAACATATTCCGTGGCATGTTTGATAGCTGGATATTCCTAGGTGTCATGGTTGGCACAGTGGCTTTCCAAGTAATCATGGTCGAGTTTCTGGGCGATTTTGCAAGCACAGTGCCACTGAGCTGGCAATTATGGTTACTCAGCCTGTTACTTGGATCAGTTAGCTTGCTGGTTGCTGTCATCCTAAAATGCATCCCAGTTGAGAGATGCAACTAA